In Macaca nemestrina isolate mMacNem1 chromosome 10, mMacNem.hap1, whole genome shotgun sequence, the genomic window TCACAGATGGGAGGATGACAAATCCTAAGCTAATCTAGAAATTCAATGTGCAGGCTCCTCGGTCAGCCATTGGAGGCACTCTGGCCTGGTCCCTGCCAACATCCCTGGCCTTGCTTCTTCAAATGGCCCAACAGCCAGTGCTGCCAtcttccctgcctccagccttgtGCTCCTATAGCACCCCCTACAGCCTGCTCTCCACATTGCAAGCAGGGTGGTCCTACTGAAACAAGTCTGATCACATCACTCTGCCCAAATTGGCCAATGGCGTCTCATCTCACTTGAGTAAAAGCCCAAAGCCTCAGCACAGGCCACCAGGTCATGTGGCCTGTCCTCTTCTCCCATCACTCTCCCATTCCCCTTGCTCAAAGGAGTCAAGCCTGATCCCTCCTCATGGCCTCTGCACTCTACTCCTTCCATGCTACTCCTCTCCCCAGAGCAGCAGATCTTCCTTCCTTCAGTACGGACATCATCGAGTCCTCTCCCCGCCCATCCTGGATAAAGCAGCATTCCTCCCGCCAGTCTCCATCCCCCTTACTCTGCCCTATTTTGCTCAACAGCACTGACCACAATGTGAGCCAACACACTGTCTTCTCTGATAGAACAAAAGTTCCACAAGGATACAGACTTTGTGTTTTGGTTCATTGCTACATATTCACAGCTTTATCACAGTTGCAATAGTTCTTAAAATAGCCTGGCATGTGTGTGCCATGCTCAAAAAATAAGTATTGAATAACTACGTAAATGAAGAGACGCATGTGACTCCAATAAAATTTGTAACACAATTTTTCTGCAAATCAACCAATTAATTCCAAAATTTACATGGAATAAAAGTGCACAAATAGTTAAGACAACTTTAAAAATGGTCAAGAGGAGGTATCCACCCTTCAAGATACTCAGCTGCAAAGCCACAGTCACTAAGTATGACACTAATAAGGGAATACATAGATAACTAAAATAGAACAGAGTCCACAGACTCTTAGCAAATGAGGGTGTGTGAGGCCTGAcagcacacatcacaaaccaatTGGGAAAGTACAGTCTTTAtaatggtgttgggataactgtttcaaccacatgaaaaaaaaattaaattcttacatTATACTATAAAAAGCAAAGTTTAAGTTCAAGATTTGACATTCAGAAGTTCTCAAAAACTATAAGGAGAGATTACTGTATGACCTCATGGTAGAGAAGTCTTCTTAAAGATacacaccaaaaaaaacccaaaaaggaTAAGGTATATTGGTTTGTCTTAAAAATTGAGAGcacatataaaaaaaaatgcatcaaaggccaggcacggtggctcatgcctacaattccagcactttgggaggccaaggcaggtggatcacctgaggtgagaggtttaagaccagcctggccaacctggcgaaaccctgtctctactaaaaatacaaaaaaaaaaacaaaaaacaaaaaaaaccgggccaggcgtggtggtgcgtgcctgtagctactcaggaagctgaggcacaagaattggttgaatccaagaggcggaggttgcagtgagccaagatcacgccattgcactccagtctaggcaacagagagagactctgtctcaaaaaagagtaTACCTAAATGCCTGCTAatagaataaacaaaaatgtgcTATATTTAATAGAATACAGTGGTTACAATTAACTGATCTATATATATCAACACAGAGATGCCTCCAagatataagtaaaaataaagaacacagatggcttgatatttatttttaaagcaccaAAATGATACCATCTCCTTCCAGACACTAGGTGAAAATATAAGGAACAGATGAACATATACACAGACTCACTGCAGTGGCTGCCTCTGGAGGCAACAGGACTGTGAGAACTGGTTAAAGAAAACTCTACTTTTATCtctatgttttgtttctttaaaaaaaaaaaaaaatggaaagattacTTCAGTATGGTGGGAATGGAGATAATTATTATCTGtcctttttgcttatttttcaaatatttacttacaGTATACTTCCTCTGATGCTCAAATACGTGCCCTGTTTCAATACTGGTAGAAAACTGGTAGCGCTAGACACACTAAGAACAATATAATACTGAATTTTACATGTGATTTAAAATGATGTCAAAGTAAATTTTGACTATATGTGATTATAGCCTTACCTGACAACTTCAGTATTAATCCTCCTTAAAATTGAGACTCACAGCATTTAGCAACATGGTGACTTAAAAGCGAACTACATGTGAAACAGTTTCCTCATTTAGataaagatttctcaaagaccaaTCTTGTGTATAAAATTAAGTTAATCAAAATCCCTTTTCTCCAGTGCCATCTGGTGGAAAGAAGAGGCAACCTCACCTATACCTGCCATAAAATAACCACAGCTGGGGTTATCAGAGCAACATTCTACTCCCCTACCCacctccactccccacccccacagaaCCCTCTGTCatcccctctgtcacccaggctggagtgcagtggcgcgatctcagctcactgcaacctccgcctcccgggttcaagcgattctccagcctcaacctcccaagtagctgggattacaggcgcctgccaccacgcctggctaatttttgtatttttagtagagacagggtttcaccatgttggccaggctggtcttgaactcctgaccttgtgatccgtccgcctcagcctcccaaagtgctgggattacaggtgtgagtcactgagcccggCCTAGAGCACCATTCTTTACAAAGAAGGTCCCTCTTTTATTCTGAGATTACTGTGTGGTGTACTGTTAACTGTTTACTTTCTTTAGAGCCTTCCTCAAACCGGAAATTCTTCAGCCTATAGGTTAGATAAGAAGCAAGTGGATATTCTTCGTTTTTTTGGCTTTCCTGGTTTCCACTGACTTGACTTTTGCAAGGTATTGTTTAGAAAAGGCTGTTCTTTTATCTTCTGCTCTAAGATTCCTTCTTTCCTGTATTTAAATCAAATGTTTTAACTTCTTCCCCCAGACCATTCTGTAATCATAATCTGTATTCATCCACATTTCAAGCCCTCTAGAATAAAATATTCCAACAGTTGATTTATATGTAAAACATGTTAGTGTTATTTTGCTTTACATAAACTTATAAggattttttatttaaaggattttaaaaatacaacacatAGTCAATATAAACATGTATTGGGAATTATAAACCATTCTTTCTTCCAAGCACTGGATGAGATACTAAAAAAAACCAGTATCTTACCAACAGCCATTAAAAcaggctaaaatgaaaaagaaaccgTTGTTAACGAGGTTACTAATCCCCCAACTTTCAATACTGACTTCCTTCATCATCCATGTGCAATCCAGAGACGACACATAGCAGACTGGTAAAATTATTCTGGAAAATGACAACTGTACTTAGACAAAATAAGTTAATTCTATATAGTTGTCCGTTAAAGTTTTATGTGGCTATGATTCCATTTGAGCTAAAAATTGGCTTTTAACTGTTTCCAAATCAGCACTAGCAGAGGAGAGAAGTAAATAAAGCCAATGGCACTCCCTTCCGAGGCTCAAAATGGTTAAATTTTGATGCAGATTTAACCTTAGCGAGTTTCAGTCAGTCCATTTAGATGATCCTGTAGGTTCATACAAATACACTGAACCGTTGGTTTaacttctcttccttcctcaaaGTTTATGATAAAGAGACTCATCCCTGTATTGGGAGTAACTGACATAACTTCGGATCTGCGCAGAGTGGCTGGTAAGGAACACTTAAGGTCAGTCAGAAAATAATCAAACAGACTTCTCATGTAAGCACCGTGACTCACAACCAAGACACTGGCTGCTAATCCTGGAACACCACTGTCTGAATTAACTTCAGAGCTGCGATTTTTTCCTAAAGGAAATATCTCTGCCAAAGAAGTTTCCAGACAGTTGCCTGGAGATCCTTGGGAAAACTGTTCTTTTTGATCTGCTTCTTTCAGGATTAGCTgacaaagaaattcaaaaaagtCTATTCCACGCATTTTCacctacaagaaaagaaataaaagtcaaaataaagtGCCATTAATGATTTCCTTAAAATGTTAACATAGAACATAACTGActggatttttttctaatattgaaCGCCAAGTACTACACAAGCAGAAGAATCTCAGTCTACATTTATATTCCTTCAATCAGTAGTTTCAgggacatatatatgtatataagtatcCACCACATTTCTGGAACTATGAAAGCACCATGCAGACCAAGATGAAGAAGATACAATTCCCAGTTCCTGACTTCAAAGCACTCGCGGTCTAGTTAGGGAAACCTACAAGCCAACAGAAACTCATAAAACAGTGCTAACAGGAAGCTGTCTCTGGCGCTTCAGTGCCACTggaacaacagcagcaacaaatcCTTCCCTTACTAAAGTAAtgtattttcaagaaaattaagATAAAGATTAAGGAGGTGGTGGTGGGTTGGGGGAATCACCAATAATGCAATTCAAAGCAGAACCCTGAAGAAATGCAAGCACAGGGCTGCCATCAGGAACCGAGCTGAGGCGGCAGCGGAGAAGAAATGCAAGCACAGGGCTGCCATCAGGAACCGAGCTGAGGAGGCAGCGGAGGCTTGAAGACTTCATGTTTTGAGTTATTTCACCTCGAGTGACTTGCCGATCACCCTCTTTGAACTCCACTCCCACCACTAAGCCACTGCTTCATATTCTAAGGTCTTTTTTAGAAGTACCATCCAATAACACCTTTCCTTAAGTCCATTATCAGTAATGACAAAGGCAActgaagaataaataagattttaaatagaaatgaataatttgctaagtaaatagataatttaaaaaggaaaagagaatgaaCCAAGCAACTTTCAAACTACTTAGCTAAAATTCCAAAACATCTCATTTATGAGTCTTAATTCAACCACTCTGACATCAGCAGTGCCACATACCTGGTCCAGCGTCTCTCCTCCGGGCGGTGTAAACACAGGGCACTCCTCCCTGGCTGCTTTGgccatggccctcatctcactTAGCGCTTTGCCTTCTACAACCCCGTATTTCTGAAATAGTCCAATAGATAACAGTTTCTCAAAGGAGACTGCAATATAACAATTAAGTTTATGTTTATGGCAAATTTAGAACATTCATCTCAGGAATAAGCTAAATCTCCTCCAGTTAATTTATTGTATCTCCTCTGAACTGATAATGAGAATGTCCTCAGTAGAGGGCCATGAACCttagaaaatataattgaaatattgAGTTGTACACTATGTCCAAAcgggttattttaaaataacttgctaAGCAATCTTAAGTAGATGGTGGGAATTTATTGAACACATAAATACAGAGATTTGCACAGATTGTAGGACTAGAGATTAACATGCAAAAGGTACTAACTCAGCCACCTCCCATCCACACATACTATCCCATTTGATCCCAATGACAGCACTATGAAATAGCTAAATAAACATATCACCATAGTTACAAGGAAGTTGAGTTTTAAGACATTAACATGAgagatctatttctttttttttccttttttttttttttgagatggagtctcgctctgtcacccaggctggagtgctgtgacgcgatctcagctcactgcaagctctgcctcccgggttcaaacgattctcctgcctcagcctcctgagtagctgggactacaggcacatgccaccacacctggctaattttttgtatttttagtaaagacagtgttttaccatgttagccaggatggtctcaatctcctgaactcaagtgatctgcccacctcagcctcccaaagtgctgagatgacaggccaTCATGCCAGCCACATGGCACCATTCTTAAGCTATTAAATTGGGAAATCACAGAGTCTAATAATACCAATTGTTGgtgtaaaaaacaaaaccttctcCTAGGTCATTCATGGGACTATAAATTGGCACAGGTTTTCTGGAAAGCAACTTGGCAATATGTATATAAAAGCCTTAAAAAAAGTACACACTCACTGATGTCCATTTCTAGAAATATATAGGTCTACAATGAATTAACTACAAAGATGTTTAGTTTAACATTATTTACATCAGTGGGAATCTAGTGAAAACCTAGCTGTCCATCAGCAGTAGCTAGGTTACATAAATTATGCGATATCCATATTTTTCACCTTTAAACTCTTCTATACTGTGTTAAGTTCTTATGAGTGTGCCTTCTTTTATACCTTAAGA contains:
- the LOC105484149 gene encoding fructose-2,6-bisphosphatase TIGAR, with amino-acid sequence MTCEAAWAYGGGAGRRLGGSGVGEAARSAGAARSGVGLLTVRGSGNMARFALTVVRHGETRFNKEKIIQGQGVDVPLSETGFRQAAAAGIFLNNVKFTHAFSSDLLRTKQTMHGILEKSKVCKDMTVKYDSRLRERKYGVVEGKALSEMRAMAKAAREECPVFTPPGGETLDQVKMRGIDFFEFLCQLILKEADQKEQFSQGSPGNCLETSLAEIFPLGKNRSSEVNSDSGVPGLAASVLVVSHGAYMRSLFDYFLTDLKCSLPATLRRSEVMSVTPNTGMSLFIINFEEGREVKPTVQCICMNLQDHLNGLTETR